The sequence below is a genomic window from Paenibacillus sp. DCT19.
TGTCTGAATCGCTTCTGGGATGGACGACTAGACAATGCCGTGAATGTTCTTAACTGCAAACGACTTGAGCATGCGCGTGAATATCAATGGGGAGATACCTATGACATCACCCATCATGCAACGGTACCTCTGCGATCTGGTGAGAAGATGTTAGGGCTGCTCAATGTAGCTGCCCGAACAAGGAGCACTTTAGTGAAAGTGAACTGGCACTATTACAGGCGGTAGCTTATCAGATCGGCAGTGCGATTGAGCGGATGCGGTTATATCGTGCTGAGCAGAGGCGAGCAGATCTATTTGCGAAGCTAGGCGGATTCAGCAGTGCGTTAGGACTCGTGGTGAATGAATGTGAGCATGCGGATTCGCTGGCCGAGACAACGGTTAGTCTATTAGGGCAACATTATGATTGGCCATTTGCGGCATTGCTGAAACTCAGAGAGGATCGTTTGGTTGTACAGGCTGCACATGTTGTGGGAGCCTTGCAGCAACGATCATTATATGAAGATTTTCCTTCGGATGGACTGAACGGTCTACAGCGTGCCATTGAACTTCATCGCGTTACGAAATTATCCGCCTCAGAGGTTCAAGAGATAGCTACAAGCAGTGCACGGTCATTAACTGTACCTGTTCTATCTTCAGGTCTCGCCGTCCCCATTCTGAGTATTATTCCGGGAGAGGCAGGCGTATTGGTCGTTGGTTATGCTGAGTCTAGCATTCTCCCTCAGGCGGATCATGAGGTACTTGAGGCGATTGCTGAACACATTACTGCGTCGTGGGAAAGCTTGAAGCTTGCTGAACAACGGCGGGAGTTGGCTCGATTGGAAGAACGGAATCGCTTGGCTCGCGATCTGCATGATTCGGTCAACCAGATTCTATTTTCCTTGTCCCTGACGGCGAAGGGAGCTGAGAGCATGATGTTGGGCTCCGCAGAGCTTGAGCCTGTTAGAGAGGCAATGAAGGATGTTCGTTCTCTCTCTCAGGAAGCGCTGAAAGAAATGCGAGCACTGATTATGCAGCTGCGACCGGCCGGATTAGAGAAGGGGCTAATGAATGCATTACAGGAATATGGTGCTGGACAAGGACTGCAGGTCGTTGTCCATCGTTCTGGTATGGGAAGTCTGCCCCGAAGTGTTGAAGACGGGCTATGGCGAATCGGACAAGAAGCCCTTAACAATGTACGTAAGCATGCGGGTGTGAACGCGGCCGAGATCATCCTACATTTGAGTGATCATGAGGTAACATTAAGCGTAACCGATCGTGGAAAAGGTGGAGCCAAACGGCGCGGAGTTTTGTCTACTCGTTCTCTCGGATTATCGATTATGAAGGAACGTGCTCAAGCGTTGGGAGGTCGATTGGAACTTGTGAGCTCTGCTCGCAAAGGAACAACGGTAACGGTGATCGTCCCGCTTCTGTCCGAAACGGTAGAGAATTAAGGAGGAGAAGAGATGCCGATTAGAATTTTGCTTGCGGATGACCATGCGATGGTCAGGCGTGGGCTTCATGTTTTTCTATCCACACAGTCCGATATGGTTGTCGTTGGCGAGGCATCTAATGGTAAGGAAGCGTTGCAACAAGCGGAAGAACTTGAGCCGGACGTGGTGTTAATGGATCTGCATATGCCTGTACTCGATGGAATAGAAACAGCCAGACAGCTTCGAGTGCTTACGCCCAGTATTCGGATCATTGTACTCACATCGTTCTCAGACCAGGATCATGTTGTGCCTGCCGTGCGTGCCGGGGTCAAAGGATATTTGTTGAAAGACATCGAGCCAGAGAATTTGGCGGTAGCGATTCGCAATGTACATGCAGGACAGGTGGAGCTTCATCCAGCGGCGGCTGGTCAACTTATGCATGTGATGGCTTCTGCTGAACGATCTATGGATGAACAGCAGTTATCGTTAAAGCAAACTGAGCAACAGCCTGTACAAGAGCAACGTCAGGTTAAGGATAAAGATAAAGAAGCACAAACATCCGCACCGGAACTTGATACGCTGACCCGTCGTGAACGGGAGGTGCTGGGCTTATCGCTCAGGGGTTGAGTAATAAAGAAATTGCAGCCCAGCTAGTCATTACTGAGAAAACAGTAAAAACACATGTTAGTCATCTATTGGACAAATTAGGGCTATCTGATCGTACCCAAGCTGCGATCTATGCAGTTCGCAAAGGCTGGGTGGTCTAAGCAGTATGACCACGCCTCAGTCCAAAGTCGTAGAAACTCAGCCGAAAGGTTGAGTTTTTTGGTGCTGGAAGTTAAGCCTTTCTGCTGACGCATCTAAGGGTGAAGAAGGATATGCTAGTAATACATAAGACGAGAACATGATATGAAATAAAAGGAGCGTGACCCAATGAAGTTTATTGTTGTGGCAGGAAGTAACCGTAAAAATGCGACCAGTACACGTCTGGGAGAATATGTGATTCAAGCTATTCATGGTCAAGGACATGAAGGGAGCCTGTTCGATTTGTATCAAACACCGGTTCCTTTCTACGCGGCGGATGAGAAACTCGACGATGATCTACATTTGGCTGATCTGAAGGCCCGAGTGCTCGCGGCTGACGCCATTATTTTAGCTACGCCAGAGTATCATGGAAGCATAAGCGGTGTGCTCAAAAACGCACTGGATCACCTGGGTCAATCCTATTTCAGCGGGAAGCCGGTGTTGTCCATTAGTTCATCGGGAGGTGCTGTAGGTGTAAGTGCACTACTACAGTTGCAAGCGATTGTGCGTAATATGCATGGAATCAATGCATCCGAGTGGATTTCCATTGGCGGTGCGCAGCGTAGAAGGTTCGAGGCAACATACGATGGATACGAGGAATATGAGGGCAGTCAGGATATTGAAGAACGGATTCAACGTGTGCTTGGTTCGTTTTTGCATCTAGCAGAAGCCATCACGTCAGCGCGTAAATAATAAATAATACTTGATAGAGAGGGGGTGCCGCATGATTAAAGGCATATTTGAGACCCATCTAAATGTAACAGATCTGGAGAGATCTCATCATTTTTACGAACAGGTCTTAGGTCTGGAACATGCATATGGACAGCCAGAGCGAGGGAACTCCTTTTACTGGATCGGTGGTAGAGGAAACGCCATGTTAGGCATCTGGCAAAAGGAACCTGATAAAGTTCAGCGGCAACATTTTGCTTTTCATGTATCCGTAGAGGATATGAAACAAGCGGTTTCTTATTTAGAGGGGAAAGGCATTACGACGTATAATTTCTTGGATGATGACCTTGGCGAATTGTACGTGTTTGGCTGGATGCCTGCCGTGTCGGTGTATTTCACCGATCCAGATGGGCACTCGCTTGAATTCATATCCATGCTGTCAGACGAAGCGAAGCCTGAGCTGGGCATGGTACCGTGGAGTACGTGGGAACGCATGCATGGACGTAGGTAATGGAAAAAAGATCGGGTCTGGTTCTTCTCAGAGCAAAAAGCACAGGCACATGCCCTTGAGGTTGTCATCCAAGACGTCCGAAAGCTTCAATGTAGTAAAACGCACGCAAGTGAAGTAAAAATGGAACTGGTCAACAAGGGTGTGCATATCTTCACGAATCGGCTCATTTAATAGAAGTATCCGCGATGTAAGCGGTATATAAAATGAAAAACACTTATTCGATGAAGGAGGGATGAATTATGGATCGACGTTTGTTGGAAGAGGGTCTAATGATCATCGTTTCGAGTCGGGAGCACACAGGGGATCTGTGGCATGCCCATTATGGGGCAGCAGCGATTGCGGCTTACTTCTGGGTGAGGGAAAATCGTCTAACCTCCCTAGCTGCTGGAAGTGTTACAGCTGAAGCGAAAGCAATGCTCCGTAAACATGGTGTGAACTCGGGAGCATCTTCTTCACAAGGTGAGGTGTTGCCGGTGGAAGAAGCGGAAGCACTTATTACCCAGGCACTGGATCGTACCATTGGTGAACTCCACTGGGTTGGGCACCAAGCTATCTATGGGGCACTTAGCCTGAAGGCCATTCGTGAGCTGGAGGGATGGGGGACTGCCCGCGATATACAGCAGCTAGTGGAGCTGATTGATTCATTTGAGCGGACTGTGCCTGGAAGATCGTGGATCAATACAACGGTTAAAGAAATACGCACGCTGCATGTAGATGAATCTGACGGGTTCCCGCATATTGAACGTCCGGAGGATCTGTCTCGTCTCATTCTGGATGAGCTTGGGGCATTTGATACCATCTATCAGGCAGAGGCTCATCATGATCTCATCGGACATATGTTAACGTATGGACATGCACTTAATATGTTGTATGAATTAGGTTATCCAAGCTTGTTCTACCAAGGGCTGACGCCGTTCTTAACCATGGTAAAAGCGTTGCGACTGAGCCGTAACGTGGATCATGAACTAGGCAGGCTGACATTACAGTCTCCTGTGGATCAACTACCGTTGGTACGTGCTGAACGTTCGATTGCACTTCCGCATGAACTTGAATACTGGCTGACAGATCGACGCTCACAAGATTGGAACAGCGGACATGTGTTTAAATTCCCGTTCAGCTTCTATCATCACGCAAGAAACAGCAATTCGGTTCCCGAGAGCTGGGAGAACTTCCGGTATATTATTGCTTAACGAGGCTACGAAAGAAACATTCATTCCATGACGTGGATTGAGTGATTAGATATATAGAATCAATGGACATATGGTAAGGAACGAGGAAATAGAATGAGAAAGAGCACAGCCTTAGAAGTCTAAGGCATGTGCTCTTTTTGGGTATGCGGAGGTAAGCTGATCCTTTGATCTAACGGACGCCTATGCAAATGATGAAAAGAATGAATGTGACTCGCGATAACAATAAAAAGAGGGGTTTCGTCGATGGATTACGTACGACCCAAACTCCCCAAGAACAGGTCAGGGCTGTGCTTATCCAAAAAACAAGTAAAGGCAAGCCCTCTGCTGTGAATGGAAACGTAATTGGAGGTAGAACGGAAAGGCCTGCGCCAAGGAACAACCAAGCTGTCATATAAACGGTAAGGAAGGATGCTAATACAAACATAAGCGTCTGAGACCAGAAACGATATAAACCGACTAGACGAAGAATAAGTATAGAAAGCAGATACAGCAGCATCACACTCGTTGAATACATCACCGCAGTCCATCCCATAAACGAGCCAGTTACTACATCAGCCTCACTATATTGAAGGAGTAGGGCCATCAAATGCATAACGTAACCTGTCGTATACCCACTTATGACCACCCAGAGGTAGAACCAATCTGATCTTTGCATGTAACTCATTCCTTTTGATCCTATAAATCTTCCATTTGTAGTATAAACGTTAGGGAAAGTATTTTAGTTGAGTCAAATCAACTAAAATAATGCCTTCGCAAGAAACCGACCACGAGTCGACGTATTAGCTTCCACAATCGGTCTTAATTCAGGCGGTTAACCGTCAGCGTAGACGTTTAAAAGAGGTAAGATGGTATTATCAGATCAGAAGGAAAGCAACCATATGGATATCATCTATGAATCTACTGGCTAAAGGCCAGTTTTTTAATAGAGGCTAATCGTTCTGATCAGATGCTGAAGGAAAATCCCATTCTCGGAGCAGGAGGTAGCATGATATGAAAAAAGTATTGTATGTCCCACTCGATGATCGTCCAGCCAATCTGGATGACGTCATTGTACAAGGTAAAGCAGCCGGTCTCCATATCGTTACACCGAACCAGAAGGACATCCGAAATCGCTTGGATTCGGAGAAAACAGTAGATGGCACTACATTACTTGGTACATCTACACCTCAGTATGGCAAGCCGTCCAATATTCACGATTTTATTCTGGCGCACGCTGCTGAAGTTGAAGGTTTCATTATTTCAAGCGATATGCTTGCTTATGGTGGTCTGATTGGTAGCCGCGAGCTTCGTGAGAACGGAGGCGGTGACTATCCAAACTATGATCAGGAGACGACTCGGTTATTGGATGTAATCCGCGTTATTAAAGAGAAATATCCATGTAAACCCGTTTACGTGATGGATACAATCATGCGACTTGCGACCACTTCATTTGCAGATGGGCTTGCACTTGATGCCTATAATGAATCGCGAGCATTGATGCAGCAACCTCGTCAGACGTTTACGACCTTTGAGGATATCATTCAGGGTATAACGTATCTCCTGAATCTACAGAGTATGGTGAAACGACCTATTTTGATAAAGAACAATACTATAATACGAGACAGCATAAATTCAAAACGAATCTGTATATCCTCGATCAACTGGCACGTAAGGGATACATTGATTTTCTCGCTGTTGGTGTGGACGATGCCAATACGCAAGGGGTACAGATTAATGAAATCCGTTATGTGGAGAATCGAATTAATGAATGGCTTGGCGGGGTAGCTGGGCAGAATCCAGACCGTGCGATCATTCTTCCGGATGCTGATGGTTTGGGACACTCGCTATTAGCTCGGATGGCGAATCAATTGCTTAATGATGGCGCAAAAACACGTTATGCGGTTACCTACTTTGGTCCACATGGTAATACCATCGTGAACACCTATGAATATATGAATGTACATGAAAATGTAGCCCGCCATATTGATATCGTGGGTGGCGTGCTTGTTGCTGATTCTGCATATCCAGTCCCGGAGGAAGAGACGGATGCTGACCTTGCCACAGGCGAGAAGGTTAGTAAGGAGGAAGCTTTGGTTCAAGCAGCAACGTTTGATATTGCCTCAGAACTTTATCGGATGACCAGCCATTCTCAGAAGAACAAACCAAAGCCAAACCTGGAAATTGTGGCGATTACCGCACTGGAGCAGGTAGAGGCTGCTGTTGAGCGAATTAACGCCAATAGTGAGCAAGGTGTGCCAATGGTTGTGATTGATTTTGTAGGTAAAGGTCCGGCGAATGTAGATGTAGCTGAGGCGCTATTAAGTAGCTCGCACACCGGCCGTGCTCTAGGGTATAGTGCGTGGAATACACCAGGCAATAAGATCGGGATTGCGGTTGGTATGGGACAATCTCGCTATGCCTTCATTACGAAGGAAACGCATGCTTCCGCGCTAGAGGAAGCGATGAACGCTCAAGGGTCGCTATTGTTTAAACGTTTCCTGAAGGATTATTACTACAAAGCGGTTGCGATTGCAGATATTCGCACGTATTCTCGTGCTCAGGCGTTATATACCAATGTGGCTACCCTCGCGGATCAGAATATGCTGTTGTTCAATTCCAGTGAGGATTACGAACACCTGCAATCGTTGCTGCGAGATTTGATGCAGACATACACAACGACACTTGCGGCTAAACCTGCATTTGCCCAAGGTAACGATGCGGTGTTTCAGTTGGAAGATGGGGAACGCACCTATGCTGCGTATGAACATGCAGAGCTGGAGTATACAAACCCTGACTTCATCTGGGGGCGCGCATTCGAAATTACGCTGAACCCCAAGTTACACTAGTGTCTGTCTAACTTAAATCATATAATGTCGTCTTTTTTCCACCCAAGATACACTCTTAATCGCACCGAAGTCATGCCAATCACCATCCGCGTTAGCGATCAACAGGTGTAAGATTGTATTATCGGATCAATCACACAGGGACACACCGAAAGCACATACGCTAGGACGTGATTGAAAACTCCGAAGGACGCAGATTTTGCCGAATTTTCGTTCCAAGTAAGGAAGTTTTCCGCAGGCGTGCCGGGGCACGTCAAGGGAAAGTGACGCAGCAGGGGACGAAAAGGGGGTGAAAGATGCACTTCAGCGAGTTTTCAGACACGTCCTAATGTACAGACCGGCCATCGAGCCGGTCTTTCTTATGCGGTGATGTTGTCTAGTTTGGTTCGATCATAGATTGAAATGCAGATGGAGTGTCAAAGGGGAGTTTATGGCTGCTGCATTGTCGCTGCACAATGCGGGCAGATCATACATTTGCAGCCGAAGGGGGCGAAATAAATGTGTCTATAACAAATGAAGCAAATTCCACAGCCAGTATAGGCAAGATGAGCACGCTCATGAAACAGACACTAAAGCAGAAGCTTGCTGAGCTTGTCCCAGCGTGGCAGGGTCAGGTGCGTGATGCTCTTGCACTGGGCGAGTTGGTAAATGAACCTTGTGCGGTTATTGCTTTTGCCGAAGAAGTACCTAAGTCTAGCTGGGCAGGATATCGCCGAATCATCCGTATTGCTCCATATGTGGGACTCACTGAGGGTGGAACAGAACAGTTGGAAGTCTTGTCTAGCAAGCTGATGGAGGGATTACATCAGGTTCGACTTCAGGATACGGAGGGAAATGCCTTCACCTGTATCTACCTCGGATCTTCTGATTGTGATCGAATAGACTCCAGTGCAAGCTTCATTACACGTAGTCTGCGATTCGGAGTATATGTACCTGAGTTCTTTGAACAAGATCTTGCCATCGAAACGCAGGACTATTCGCTGTGTGCACTTCAGAATTGGACACAAACAGAGCTTGGTTCAACCTGGTCTGTCTATTGTGATACGTGGCCTGGAGGGTACGAGTCCCCTTCTGTCTTGTGGCGACTGGCGAGTTACGATATCGCCGAGGTGGGTGCTTCTACACTGGAGATTCGCAAGCAGTTCGTGGGACATGTCATGACTAGAAATCCAGTGGCGACACGTAACACTGTAATTAGGCTTGTGGAACAGCTAGGGATACAAGCACGAATTGCAATTACTGATGCGGGGAGCGAAGAAACTAGCGAGAGCAGGCGATATGTCACGGTCGATGACGTCTCTGCTGATTTACAGGCTGACGCCTACCTGAATGGACAGATCCGTCTGACCGTACAGGAGCGTATTCGTCGCCCAGGAATAGATGTACCTTTCATTCGTCAGGTGCATCATAGCAGAGGAATAGAATAAGCCTGAATCACAATAAATTTATTAATAATGCGTGTTGAACTTATATCCAAATGAGGTGAGATGGCGTTGACAAGCTCAATCGAACATACCCAACAAGGCGACGCGAAGTACACGCGAGCCGAGCTAATCAATCATGCAGAAGCCCTCTTTGCCGTTAAGGCTGAGGTGCTGTACGGGGCGCTGAGTGAAGCAGCGGCGCAGACGTTTTCCATTGCGGAAGCACAAGAACGAATCAACCAATTTATGAAAGCGAAGGTGAAGGGCTAATGGCAGGCGGAACATGGGAGCAGACGAATCGTCCGGTACTTCCGGGCTTATATATGAATTTTCAGGCGGCAGCAGCATCGTCCATTCAGGCAGGAAATCGTGGAACTGTTGTAGTACCAGTGAAGGCAAACTGGGGGCCGGCGGGGACTTTTGTAGAAGTGGGCAGCGAATCAGCGATTGAACGGATTTTCTCAGCGGGTGCACTGGACAATGGGACAGCATACACCTCCCTGAAGCTTGCGCTACTCGGTGGGCCGAAGAAGCTTTTAGCCTATCGGGTCGTGGGGGAAACGGCGAAGGCGGGAAGTCTTACGCTCAAGGATCGTAATGATGAAGATGTGCTGCAATTGGACGCCAAGTATGTAGGGGATCGGAGTAATGATTTCTACGTCACGATTCAACCTGGCATCATTGATAATACGAAGCATGAAGTGCGTCTCTTCGAAGGAAATCGCATGTTGTATGCGCTGGTGACAGCAGATATCACAGGTGCAGCTCTGGCAGAACAGATCAATGCGGATGAGACCAACGTATGGGTAACAGCCGTAGCGATTGGAGATGGTACGGGCGAGGTGGCAACCGTTGCTGGTGCATCATTCAGAGGCGGTGTGAGTGGTAATGACAGTCTGACCAATGCGGATTACATTGCAGTACAAGAGGCGCTCGAAGGTGAACAATTCGATGTGTTGGCTCTGGATCAAGCTGCGGATGCTCCTCTACTTGCAAGCTTTGGCGCATGGGTTAAGCGTGTACGTAATGAGGGTAAACCGGTTATCGCCGTATTTGGCGGCTCCGCAGCAGATGATACATCAGCGAGTGCTGCTCAGAAGGCATCGGCTCGTTCAGCGCAGTTGAACCATGAGGGTGTTGTTAACGTGGGTACGGGTGTGCGTTTGGGGGACACCTTCTATAGCTCGGCAGAGACCTCTGCGTATGTTGCAGGTCTGATCGCAGGTCAGCGTTTGAATGAATCTACCACGTATGCACCTACCCCGTTCGATGATGTGACACGTCGCTGGACACGAGCTGAACAGGAGCAGGCTGTGCAGAATGGTGTATTTATTTTCTTCCACGATGGTCGTCAGGTGAAAGCGCTGCGTGGTGTGAATACGCTGGTTGCACCCGTGGCCGGGCAGAATAATGCATGGAAAAAAATCCGATCCATTCGTGTGATGGATGCCATTAACGTAGACCTGCAGCGTTCTGCTGAGGACACGTACATCGGTAAAGTGAATAACACGGAGGAAGGTCGCCAGGCATTGATTGGGGCGATGAAAGCCTATCTAGCACTGCTCGCGCAGAGCAACGTGATTGAGGCATCAGGATACGATGTTGTTCTCGATCCGGCGTATTATGGAACAGCTCCGATTCTGAAGCCGGAAGCAGATCAGGTGTACTTGCAATGGAATGTGAAATTGACGGATGTAATGGAGCAATTATTCGGCACTTTTTATGTGCAATAAGATTTGTTAAGAGTGTTATTTCCAGTTTGTGCATAGAGTGTGCTTTTTCAAGTGTGCTGTTTCAAGATAAACGAGTTTAGCTGGCTGTGGAAGTAAGCGAATGAGGCAAAGTTTAATCATATCCATAAATAAAAATATGTGAACGAATGGTTTACGCGAATCGATACGTTCAATGATCCCAAGGAGGAATATTCATGTTAGATGCATCAAGAGTTATTCTCGGTACCCATGGTCAACTGCATATTGATGGTACGTGGCAGACCAATATTAACAAGCTGGAAGCAAGTGTAGAGATTGAGAAGCGTGAGCTGAATCTGGTCGGCAACGACTGGAAGGTGCACAAGAATGGAGCGAAAAAAGGAACAGGTACGATGACAGGGTACAAAGTTACCTCGGATATGATTACACGTGGCTTCACTAAATTCCAGATTATCTCCAAGCTGGATGATCCAGAGTCCTATGGACATGAGAGTGTGTTGTTGAAAGGCTGCATGGTGGACAAAATTCAACTAGCCAACTGGACAGCTGGCGAAGAAGTACCGGAGGAAACGGGCTTTACCTTCGAAGGATTTGAGCTGCTCAATCCGATTGTAGTGAACTAAGATTCGTAGGTTAGCAAGACGAAGGACGGTAGAGGAATAGGTAAAGCAATCAAGGCAACAGCAAGGATAAGGCGAAATTACAGCAAAGAACAAGCAAAGGTAAGGCAGAGAAAAGAAACAAGCAGACTGAGGGGAACTCGGTCTGCTTGTTATGTTTGTGCGGATTCTTTGTAACGCGAGTACATTTTAGGAAGCCTAAAGGAGACATGCCTCGATGAGTATGAATGAAAAGCTGTCAGAAGAGCAAATTTTGGACCAGCTATTTGAAGCGGCAGAGCGATTGCCAGAGGAAAATGTGCGCATTCAGCGGTTGGATCTGCTGCTTACGTTGCGTGGACTG
It includes:
- a CDS encoding NADPH-dependent FMN reductase; this encodes MKFIVVAGSNRKNATSTRLGEYVIQAIHGQGHEGSLFDLYQTPVPFYAADEKLDDDLHLADLKARVLAADAIILATPEYHGSISGVLKNALDHLGQSYFSGKPVLSISSSGGAVGVSALLQLQAIVRNMHGINASEWISIGGAQRRRFEATYDGYEEYEGSQDIEERIQRVLGSFLHLAEAITSARK
- a CDS encoding VOC family protein, with protein sequence MIKGIFETHLNVTDLERSHHFYEQVLGLEHAYGQPERGNSFYWIGGRGNAMLGIWQKEPDKVQRQHFAFHVSVEDMKQAVSYLEGKGITTYNFLDDDLGELYVFGWMPAVSVYFTDPDGHSLEFISMLSDEAKPELGMVPWSTWERMHGRR
- a CDS encoding phage tail tube protein, with product MLDASRVILGTHGQLHIDGTWQTNINKLEASVEIEKRELNLVGNDWKVHKNGAKKGTGTMTGYKVTSDMITRGFTKFQIISKLDDPESYGHESVLLKGCMVDKIQLANWTAGEEVPEETGFTFEGFELLNPIVVN
- a CDS encoding phage tail sheath family protein; amino-acid sequence: MAGGTWEQTNRPVLPGLYMNFQAAAASSIQAGNRGTVVVPVKANWGPAGTFVEVGSESAIERIFSAGALDNGTAYTSLKLALLGGPKKLLAYRVVGETAKAGSLTLKDRNDEDVLQLDAKYVGDRSNDFYVTIQPGIIDNTKHEVRLFEGNRMLYALVTADITGAALAEQINADETNVWVTAVAIGDGTGEVATVAGASFRGGVSGNDSLTNADYIAVQEALEGEQFDVLALDQAADAPLLASFGAWVKRVRNEGKPVIAVFGGSAADDTSASAAQKASARSAQLNHEGVVNVGTGVRLGDTFYSSAETSAYVAGLIAGQRLNESTTYAPTPFDDVTRRWTRAEQEQAVQNGVFIFFHDGRQVKALRGVNTLVAPVAGQNNAWKKIRSIRVMDAINVDLQRSAEDTYIGKVNNTEEGRQALIGAMKAYLALLAQSNVIEASGYDVVLDPAYYGTAPILKPEADQVYLQWNVKLTDVMEQLFGTFYVQ
- a CDS encoding DUF4127 family protein, with product MARKGYIDFLAVGVDDANTQGVQINEIRYVENRINEWLGGVAGQNPDRAIILPDADGLGHSLLARMANQLLNDGAKTRYAVTYFGPHGNTIVNTYEYMNVHENVARHIDIVGGVLVADSAYPVPEEETDADLATGEKVSKEEALVQAATFDIASELYRMTSHSQKNKPKPNLEIVAITALEQVEAAVERINANSEQGVPMVVIDFVGKGPANVDVAEALLSSSHTGRALGYSAWNTPGNKIGIAVGMGQSRYAFITKETHASALEEAMNAQGSLLFKRFLKDYYYKAVAIADIRTYSRAQALYTNVATLADQNMLLFNSSEDYEHLQSLLRDLMQTYTTTLAAKPAFAQGNDAVFQLEDGERTYAAYEHAELEYTNPDFIWGRAFEITLNPKLH
- a CDS encoding sensor histidine kinase, with protein sequence MRLYRAEQRRADLFAKLGGFSSALGLVVNECEHADSLAETTVSLLGQHYDWPFAALLKLREDRLVVQAAHVVGALQQRSLYEDFPSDGLNGLQRAIELHRVTKLSASEVQEIATSSARSLTVPVLSSGLAVPILSIIPGEAGVLVVGYAESSILPQADHEVLEAIAEHITASWESLKLAEQRRELARLEERNRLARDLHDSVNQILFSLSLTAKGAESMMLGSAELEPVREAMKDVRSLSQEALKEMRALIMQLRPAGLEKGLMNALQEYGAGQGLQVVVHRSGMGSLPRSVEDGLWRIGQEALNNVRKHAGVNAAEIILHLSDHEVTLSVTDRGKGGAKRRGVLSTRSLGLSIMKERAQALGGRLELVSSARKGTTVTVIVPLLSETVEN